The following coding sequences lie in one Dunckerocampus dactyliophorus isolate RoL2022-P2 chromosome 4, RoL_Ddac_1.1, whole genome shotgun sequence genomic window:
- the zgc:158398 gene encoding LOW QUALITY PROTEIN: transmembrane protein 248 (The sequence of the model RefSeq protein was modified relative to this genomic sequence to represent the inferred CDS: inserted 1 base in 1 codon) codes for MFFAQTVGNLRDYVSNNPPAVAFFLCLLTLAISFISLGCYSSTHTLPNPDTAKDWNRLLSTLSKFHLCVKANWRSDEPVSPHPSLLTKEEKDGTTPSQNMTIHTPSVITLRLNVPVAVTSSHGLPNDVALFTAMTASQLNLGGNEIVTLEMHPENDTCTCLIIKARADLLPMRLLPPECPASGSNLSSVHVDAINQPQAASQACYGLLSRNDPALTVMLTKEEQWVAVRHLIEVSVCLIGVCLLLCLAASLTHXTNTQLPQEGTGSPKFR; via the exons ATGTTTTTCGCCCAGACGGTTGGCAATTTAAGAGATTATGTGTCCAATAATCCTCCAGCAGTGGCCTTTTTCCTGTGTCTCCTGACACTGGCTATTTCATTCATCAGCCTCGGGTGTTACAGCAGCACTCATACCCTGCCCAACCCTGACACAGCAAAG GACTGGAACCGTCTCCTTTCCACCTTATCAAAGTTTCATCTGTGCGTAAAAGCTAATTGGCGCTCCGATGAACCAGTGTCTCCACATCCATCACTTCTGACCAAAGAGGAAAAAGATGGAACAACTCCatcacagaacatgacaatacATACTCCATCTGTCATCACTTTGCGTCTCAACGTTCCTGTGGCTGTAACAAGCAGCCATGGCCTACCAAATGATGTCGCCCTATTCACAGCTATGACAGCCAGTCAGTTAAATCTTGGGG gCAATGAAATTGTGACTCTAGAGATGCACCCTGAAAATGATACCTGTACCTGTCTCATTATAAAAGCCCGAGCAGATCTCCTCCCCATGAGACT ACTTCCTCCTGAGTGTCCTGCATCTGGGAGCAACCTTTCATCTGTCCACGTTGATGCAATTAATCAACCACAAGCAGCATCACAAGCCTGCTATGGTCTTCTCTCCAGGAATGACCCCGCTCTCACCGTCATGTTAACAAAG GAAGAGCAGTGGGTTGCGGTGCGACATTTGATTGAAGTCAGTGTGTGTCTGATAGGTGTTTGTTTATTACTTTGTTTAGCTGCAAGCCTGACAC TCACCAATACGCAGCTACCACAGGAAGGAACTGGATCTCCAAAATTCAGATAG